Proteins encoded within one genomic window of Brassica rapa cultivar Chiifu-401-42 chromosome A09, CAAS_Brap_v3.01, whole genome shotgun sequence:
- the LOC103840468 gene encoding uncharacterized protein LOC103840468 gives MSEEFDESEIIFSDNFFPARRRDEENDKENRPVELRENTRRRRIKTSPLPSPAAFSTSLPVNIPGDMMRRRYSEDDEEYSDDDGGSGKMVPPHLIVGRRMEGGQMAFSVCTGNGRTLKGRDLSRVRNSVLRLTGFLEA, from the coding sequence ATGTCGGAAGAATTCGACGAATCTGAGATCATTTTCTCGGACAACTTCTTCCCAGCTCGCCGGCGTGATGAAGAAAACGACAAAGAGAACCGTCCGGTTGAGTTACGAGAAAACACAAGACGGAGACGGATCAAAACGTCGCCGTTGCCTTCACCGGCGGCATTCTCGACGTCGCTTCCGGTGAATATACCGGGTGATATGATGCGGCGGAGGTACTCGGAGGATGATGAAGAATATTCCGATGACGACGGAGGAAGTGGGAAAATGGTTCCGCCGCATTTGATCGTTGGACGGAGGATGGAAGGTGGTCAGATGGCGTTTTCCGTTTGTACAGGTAACGGGAGGACTCTCAAAGGACGGGATCTTAGCCGGGTTCGTAATTCGGTTCTCAGGTTAACCGGTTTTTTGGAGGCTTAG